In Halorientalis sp. LT38, a genomic segment contains:
- a CDS encoding cold-shock protein, which produces MANGKVDFFNDTGGYGFIDTEDADEDVFFHMEDVGGEDLTEGTEIDFDIEQAPKGPRATNVVRN; this is translated from the coding sequence ATGGCAAACGGTAAGGTTGATTTCTTCAACGACACTGGCGGTTACGGCTTTATTGACACAGAGGACGCGGACGAGGACGTTTTCTTCCACATGGAGGACGTTGGCGGCGAGGACCTCACCGAGGGGACCGAGATCGATTTCGACATCGAACAGGCCCCCAAGGGCCCGCGCGCGACGAACGTCGTTCGTAACTAA
- the msrB gene encoding peptide-methionine (R)-S-oxide reductase MsrB: protein MSRNAERDLPETDEEWREVLDEEAYRILREAGTEPKFSGEYVDQKADGTYVCAGCGTELFDSETKFESGSGWPSFYDAARDNVETRLDTSHGMRRTEVVCATCEGHLGHVFEDGPEPTGERFCINSAALEFDPEEE, encoded by the coding sequence ATGTCACGGAACGCCGAGCGAGACCTGCCAGAGACCGACGAGGAGTGGCGCGAAGTGCTCGACGAGGAGGCGTACAGGATCCTCCGCGAGGCCGGCACGGAGCCGAAGTTCAGCGGCGAGTACGTCGACCAGAAGGCGGACGGCACCTACGTCTGCGCCGGCTGTGGGACGGAACTGTTCGACTCCGAGACGAAGTTCGAGTCGGGCTCGGGGTGGCCCAGCTTCTACGACGCCGCGCGGGACAACGTCGAGACCCGACTCGACACCAGCCACGGGATGCGGCGGACGGAGGTCGTCTGCGCGACGTGTGAGGGCCACCTCGGCCACGTCTTCGAGGACGGACCGGAGCCGACGGGCGAACGCTTCTGCATCAACTCGGCCGCCCTCGAGTTCGATCCCGAGGAGGAGTGA
- a CDS encoding HAMP domain-containing sensor histidine kinase codes for MVAADRSGGDGEQSESDADGGSRAGAVRERAVRFAAATPRGGPAVVGAVGIGLFLITLLNFVRELRLFGFEWPQVVAVSLSAWLSAAIVYAAIYLHVSDFTPEQRWQVAAASLTGVVFVYFVMYATVFVRLSIGLRFVGPTLQLLASAHAGAIAGYLIGLLYVKARRDARRAQRIGRQLEFMHSILRHDVLNSMTVVRARAEHLDGRLDGEHDESIDAIRNQAESVIDLSQRARATVDALAADADVTPEPVDLSAVLREEVTTVRSTYDDLNVTADVPDEVLVQADDMLPAVFGNLLSNAVQHNDADGPRIDVAVMVGADSVEVRVRDNGPGIPDEEKETVFEQGHSSSGGGFGLFFVRTMLDHYGGSITVEDNQPRGSTFVVTLPRAERSETAPFGGIGV; via the coding sequence GTGGTCGCTGCGGATCGGTCTGGGGGCGACGGGGAGCAGTCAGAGTCAGACGCCGACGGCGGGAGCCGCGCCGGCGCTGTTCGCGAGCGTGCCGTGCGGTTCGCGGCGGCGACGCCGCGAGGCGGACCGGCGGTCGTCGGCGCCGTCGGAATCGGGCTGTTCCTGATCACGCTTTTGAACTTCGTCCGTGAGTTGCGCCTGTTCGGCTTCGAGTGGCCACAGGTCGTCGCGGTCTCGCTGAGCGCGTGGCTCTCGGCCGCCATCGTCTACGCGGCGATCTACCTCCACGTGAGCGACTTCACGCCCGAGCAGCGCTGGCAGGTCGCGGCCGCGTCGCTCACCGGCGTCGTCTTCGTCTACTTCGTGATGTACGCCACCGTGTTCGTGCGGCTCTCGATCGGTCTCCGGTTCGTCGGGCCGACGCTGCAGTTGCTCGCCAGCGCCCACGCCGGCGCCATCGCCGGCTACCTGATCGGCCTGCTGTACGTCAAGGCCCGGCGGGACGCCCGGCGCGCCCAGCGGATCGGCCGCCAGCTGGAGTTCATGCACAGCATCCTCCGTCACGACGTGCTCAACAGCATGACGGTCGTCAGAGCCCGCGCCGAACACCTCGACGGGCGCCTCGACGGGGAGCACGACGAGTCGATCGACGCCATCCGCAACCAGGCCGAGAGCGTGATCGATCTCTCCCAGCGCGCGCGGGCGACGGTCGACGCGCTGGCCGCCGACGCCGACGTGACGCCCGAACCCGTCGACCTGTCGGCCGTCCTCCGCGAGGAGGTGACGACCGTCCGCTCGACGTACGACGACCTGAACGTGACCGCGGACGTCCCCGACGAGGTGCTCGTGCAGGCCGACGACATGCTCCCGGCCGTCTTCGGGAACCTGTTGAGCAACGCCGTCCAGCACAACGACGCCGACGGCCCGCGGATCGACGTCGCGGTCATGGTCGGTGCCGACTCGGTCGAGGTCCGCGTCCGCGACAACGGTCCCGGCATCCCCGACGAGGAGAAAGAGACCGTGTTCGAGCAGGGCCACAGCTCCAGCGGCGGCGGTTTCGGCCTCTTTTTCGTCCGGACCATGCTCGACCACTACGGCGGGTCGATTACCGTCGAGGACAACCAGCCCCGCGGCTCGACGTTCGTCGTTACCCTGCCGCGCGCGGAGCGGAGCGAAACCGCACCGTTCGGCGGCATCGGTGTGTGA
- a CDS encoding metal-sulfur cluster assembly factor, with protein sequence MTSEARVREALREVVDPCTAANGSDLDVVEMGLIADLTVEDGAVRVDLRLTTPACHMVPYFITEITDRVEPLDGVESVTVETDAGMDWTPEMMTDAARAKRRAVLDRYDEKYEAARATD encoded by the coding sequence GTGACGAGCGAAGCCCGCGTCCGCGAGGCACTCCGGGAGGTGGTGGACCCCTGTACCGCCGCGAACGGCTCCGACCTCGACGTGGTGGAGATGGGGCTAATCGCTGACCTGACGGTCGAGGACGGCGCCGTGCGGGTCGACCTGCGGCTCACGACGCCCGCCTGCCACATGGTCCCCTACTTCATCACCGAGATTACGGACCGCGTGGAACCGCTCGACGGCGTCGAGTCGGTCACCGTCGAGACGGACGCCGGCATGGATTGGACGCCCGAGATGATGACCGACGCGGCCCGGGCGAAGCGCCGCGCCGTCCTGGATCGGTACGACGAGAAGTACGAGGCGGCACGGGCGACGGACTAA
- a CDS encoding MTH865 family protein — protein sequence MVDKDDLRQQLIDGFEGADYPVNSPMDLVPALPNGPSTTFESGDVSFTAMELNQKGGGGDFPYDDVESLVDDILEGLEDEGYI from the coding sequence ATGGTCGACAAAGACGACCTGCGACAGCAGCTGATCGACGGCTTCGAAGGCGCAGACTATCCCGTGAACAGCCCGATGGACCTCGTTCCGGCTCTGCCGAACGGTCCGTCCACCACGTTCGAGTCCGGTGACGTGAGCTTCACCGCAATGGAGCTCAACCAGAAGGGCGGCGGCGGCGACTTCCCCTACGACGACGTGGAGTCGCTCGTCGACGACATCCTCGAAGGCCTCGAGGACGAAGGTTACATCTAA
- a CDS encoding class I SAM-dependent methyltransferase, producing the protein MDSNEVRRQWLDRSGEYSPEYYAHHGPDRRSESVRDVLEEFCDRDARVLELGCGVGRHLEHCRQHGFENLSGVDINEEAFETMEAAYPDLAATGTFYCDAIEDVVGEFADGQFDAVFSVETLQHVHPDADWVFGEVARITDDLLVTVENEGETGPDESPEDDVNYVNDDFPLYYRDWGQVFTDRGLVQVAVEPGDRDTLRAFRHEDHR; encoded by the coding sequence GTGGATTCGAACGAGGTCCGCCGACAGTGGCTCGACCGGTCCGGAGAGTACTCCCCCGAGTATTACGCCCATCACGGCCCCGACCGGCGGAGCGAGTCCGTTCGCGACGTCCTCGAGGAGTTCTGCGACCGTGACGCGCGAGTGCTCGAACTGGGCTGTGGCGTCGGTCGGCACCTCGAACACTGCAGGCAACACGGCTTCGAGAACCTCTCGGGCGTCGACATCAACGAAGAGGCGTTCGAGACGATGGAAGCGGCGTATCCGGATCTGGCCGCGACGGGGACCTTCTACTGCGACGCCATCGAGGACGTCGTCGGCGAGTTCGCCGACGGGCAGTTCGACGCCGTCTTCTCCGTCGAGACCCTCCAGCACGTCCATCCCGACGCCGACTGGGTGTTCGGGGAGGTGGCCCGGATCACGGACGACCTCCTCGTCACAGTGGAGAACGAGGGCGAGACGGGCCCCGACGAATCGCCCGAGGACGACGTGAACTACGTCAACGACGACTTCCCGCTGTACTACCGCGACTGGGGCCAGGTCTTCACCGACCGCGGGCTCGTCCAGGTCGCGGTCGAACCCGGTGACCGGGACACGCTGCGGGCGTTTCGTCACGAAGACCATCGTTGA
- a CDS encoding DUF7289 family protein, with amino-acid sequence MTTERDTIDRQHSTTSATGRRRLRTDDRGVSEVIGALLMFALLILLLVLIQVNAVPAANQQVEFEHSQRAQGDFQELQDVILLAASTGREGSVSVETGTGYPARLFLFNPPRASGTIERSATGTAEVRNALAAGEVGDYVDGTPISFESGGLAYRPNYNEYGGAPTTVYENGVLYSNFTGNRSVIQERGAIVSGRDVSLVALQGTLATSSSQSVSVGVTPISAPTRTVSVTNSAPGAPVTVTVPTRLGPDAWRTILEEELEANGGYVTRIERASSSSVRFTLAEDVVYDLRMAAVGVGTGFDRSTEAQYVTTVAGNGSTVPEDGSQRIVAEVRDAYNNPVSNESIAAEAVQGGGTVQVVGSDQTDDEGQVELEYTAGGINTPLEDVVVEVWIGNGSTPPTDPQRVAEVSLTVFDVDGTGQTGSPGGNPVNPGINLQLTGAEAVGSGGCNARSNGCDAGVTITNRNSQTGWTVEDMRVSVYAAQGDSGPTSYVVSDTRGGSGTSLSVGADFRSVGLDDFGPEGAADDEQRYVFDFAGFSTAQDGVRTGDTFVLEVIYEDDDGNPAVVTYFVPLA; translated from the coding sequence ATGACCACCGAAAGAGACACGATCGACCGACAGCATTCGACCACGAGCGCGACGGGGCGCCGGCGCCTGCGGACCGACGACCGCGGGGTCTCGGAAGTCATCGGCGCGCTCCTCATGTTCGCCCTGCTCATCCTGTTGCTGGTCCTCATCCAGGTGAACGCGGTGCCGGCGGCCAACCAGCAGGTCGAGTTCGAGCACAGCCAGCGCGCCCAGGGCGACTTCCAGGAACTGCAGGACGTGATCCTGCTCGCGGCGTCGACCGGCCGCGAGGGCAGTGTCAGCGTCGAGACCGGGACCGGGTACCCGGCGCGACTGTTCCTGTTCAATCCACCGCGAGCGTCCGGGACCATCGAACGCTCCGCGACCGGGACCGCCGAAGTACGCAACGCGCTGGCCGCCGGGGAAGTCGGTGACTACGTCGACGGCACCCCCATCTCGTTCGAGTCCGGCGGACTCGCCTACCGCCCGAACTACAACGAGTACGGCGGCGCACCGACGACCGTCTACGAGAACGGCGTCCTCTACAGCAACTTCACGGGCAACCGCTCGGTGATTCAGGAACGAGGAGCCATCGTCAGCGGTCGCGACGTGTCGCTCGTGGCGCTGCAGGGCACGCTCGCCACGTCGAGTTCGCAGTCGGTCTCGGTCGGCGTCACGCCGATCAGCGCCCCGACGCGGACGGTCAGCGTCACGAACTCGGCTCCCGGGGCGCCGGTCACCGTCACGGTGCCGACCCGACTCGGGCCGGACGCCTGGCGGACGATTCTCGAGGAGGAACTCGAAGCAAACGGCGGGTACGTCACGCGCATCGAGCGGGCCTCGAGTTCGAGCGTCCGGTTCACGCTGGCAGAGGACGTGGTCTACGACCTGCGGATGGCGGCGGTCGGCGTCGGAACCGGTTTCGACCGGTCGACAGAGGCTCAGTACGTCACCACCGTCGCGGGCAACGGCTCGACCGTGCCAGAGGACGGCAGTCAGCGGATCGTCGCGGAGGTGCGCGACGCCTACAACAACCCCGTCAGCAACGAGTCGATAGCCGCCGAAGCCGTCCAGGGCGGCGGGACGGTGCAGGTCGTCGGGTCCGACCAGACCGACGACGAGGGACAGGTCGAACTGGAGTACACCGCCGGTGGCATCAACACGCCCCTGGAGGACGTGGTAGTCGAGGTCTGGATCGGGAACGGGTCGACGCCACCGACCGATCCCCAGCGCGTCGCCGAGGTCTCGCTCACCGTCTTCGACGTTGACGGGACCGGCCAGACCGGCTCTCCGGGCGGCAACCCGGTCAACCCGGGGATCAACCTCCAGCTGACGGGGGCCGAAGCCGTCGGGAGCGGCGGATGTAACGCCCGGAGCAACGGCTGTGACGCGGGGGTAACGATCACCAACCGGAACAGCCAGACCGGCTGGACCGTCGAGGATATGCGCGTCAGCGTCTACGCCGCACAGGGCGACAGCGGGCCCACCAGTTACGTCGTCTCAGACACCCGCGGCGGAAGCGGGACGTCGCTGAGCGTCGGCGCCGACTTCAGGTCGGTCGGCCTCGACGACTTCGGTCCCGAGGGTGCCGCCGACGACGAACAGAGGTACGTCTTCGACTTCGCCGGCTTCTCGACCGCACAGGACGGGGTCCGAACCGGGGACACCTTCGTCCTCGAAGTCATCTACGAGGACGACGACGGGAATCCGGCCGTCGTGACGTACTTCGTTCCGCTGGCCTAG
- a CDS encoding translation initiation factor eIF-1A, translating to MSENTGRRNLRMPNDDELFAVVTEHNGGNHVRVQCEDGENRMGRIPGRMKYRTWISEGDVVLVEPWDWQDEKANIEWRYDGQDADQLRAEGHID from the coding sequence GTGAGTGAGAACACAGGGCGTCGGAATCTCCGCATGCCCAACGACGACGAGCTGTTTGCGGTCGTGACAGAACACAACGGTGGGAACCACGTCCGCGTGCAGTGCGAGGACGGCGAGAACCGGATGGGGCGCATCCCCGGCCGGATGAAGTACCGGACCTGGATCAGCGAGGGCGACGTCGTCCTCGTCGAGCCCTGGGACTGGCAGGACGAGAAGGCGAACATCGAGTGGCGCTACGACGGCCAGGACGCGGACCAGCTTCGCGCCGAAGGCCACATCGACTGA
- a CDS encoding universal stress protein: MYDRILVPTDGSSGTDETLEHAFHVAADNDATVHALYVVDRRLFLAADEDTQDDVIATLEAEGEAALDAVETAGDEAGVEVVRERREGIPHTEITDYASEIDADLLVMGTHGRTGRDRVASLGSVTERVVENVGRPTLVVDIGDGQA, translated from the coding sequence ATGTACGACCGGATACTCGTGCCGACAGACGGGAGCAGCGGGACCGACGAAACTCTCGAGCACGCCTTCCACGTCGCCGCGGACAACGACGCGACGGTTCACGCGCTCTACGTCGTCGACCGCCGCCTGTTCCTGGCCGCCGACGAGGACACCCAGGACGACGTGATCGCGACCCTCGAAGCGGAGGGCGAGGCCGCCCTCGACGCCGTCGAGACCGCGGGCGACGAGGCCGGCGTCGAGGTCGTCCGGGAACGCCGGGAAGGGATCCCCCACACCGAGATCACGGACTACGCGTCGGAGATCGACGCTGACCTGCTCGTGATGGGGACCCACGGGCGGACGGGGCGGGACCGTGTGGCGTCACTCGGCAGTGTGACCGAACGCGTCGTCGAGAACGTCGGCCGCCCGACGCTCGTGGTGGATATCGGCGACGGACAGGCCTAG
- a CDS encoding ATP-binding protein, giving the protein MAGSPSGVALAYYVLPAVATVLHAVLAYWILLHHRHRSGAKWFVIALATGGVGTFAFWLFMLAPPGPLKLFLFYPSALGALASYVAFAVFAGRYTGTDYHRHWLVRAMFVVTLGGFVGMMLVRPYVNLFFTNVHLVTDPVVYYSYDLKSGLLVIYLLNYLLGFYNAYKLIRYLLSTSARSAGQLVLLVCGALSIVLITAASEAGLFPATDLNHAPYATIPFILLTTFALFRFDFLNVQPVARNAVVENLRDPVLVLDDERRIVDYNAASTAIWPDLGSRVGESFEAACPALAEAVDPGDPDRERTAQVTLPTEDGERHFSVTVSSVARTNRDETEWLSILLRDVTALERSRWQLEKQNERLDQVASTISHDLRNPIQVADGYAEILERLLGPDGLDPDEAATAADHVGEIRSTHTRMEAIIADVLTIAREGKTVDETEPVSLAAVAREAWDNVDTGEARLSVTGDLTIPADHSKFLSILENCFRNAVDHGPPDVTVTVGPTTGGPTPAGENGPEGSTGFFVADDGPGIPAEHRDNVFEYGYTTSQEGTGLGLSIVRTMAESHGWTVELDADYEGGARFVFAEVGGKSVTEEQQTRIAS; this is encoded by the coding sequence ATGGCCGGTTCGCCGTCGGGGGTCGCGCTCGCCTACTACGTGCTGCCAGCGGTCGCCACCGTGCTGCACGCGGTCCTCGCGTACTGGATCCTCCTGCATCACCGCCACCGGTCGGGCGCGAAGTGGTTCGTGATCGCGCTCGCGACGGGCGGGGTCGGGACGTTCGCGTTCTGGCTCTTCATGCTCGCCCCGCCGGGCCCCCTCAAGCTGTTCCTGTTCTACCCGTCGGCGCTGGGCGCGCTCGCCTCCTACGTCGCGTTCGCGGTGTTCGCGGGCCGGTACACGGGGACGGACTACCACCGCCACTGGCTCGTCCGCGCGATGTTCGTGGTTACCCTCGGCGGCTTCGTCGGGATGATGCTCGTCAGACCGTACGTCAACCTCTTCTTCACGAACGTCCATCTGGTCACCGATCCCGTCGTCTACTACAGCTACGACCTCAAGAGCGGACTCCTCGTCATCTACCTGCTGAACTACCTGCTGGGCTTTTACAACGCGTACAAACTGATCCGCTATCTCCTCTCGACCTCGGCGCGGTCGGCCGGGCAGCTCGTGTTGCTCGTCTGCGGGGCGCTCTCGATCGTCCTGATCACGGCCGCGAGCGAGGCCGGCCTGTTCCCCGCGACGGATCTCAATCACGCCCCCTACGCGACGATCCCCTTCATCCTGCTCACGACGTTCGCGCTGTTTCGCTTCGACTTCCTGAACGTGCAACCGGTCGCGCGCAACGCCGTGGTGGAGAACCTCCGCGATCCGGTACTCGTCCTCGACGACGAGCGTCGGATCGTCGACTACAACGCGGCGAGCACCGCGATCTGGCCCGACCTCGGATCCCGCGTCGGCGAGTCCTTCGAGGCCGCCTGTCCGGCGCTGGCCGAGGCCGTCGACCCCGGCGACCCGGACAGGGAGCGGACGGCCCAGGTGACGCTCCCGACCGAGGACGGCGAGCGCCACTTCTCCGTCACCGTCTCGTCGGTCGCACGGACGAACAGGGACGAAACCGAGTGGCTCTCGATCCTCCTGCGCGACGTCACCGCGCTCGAACGGTCTCGGTGGCAACTGGAGAAACAGAACGAACGGCTCGATCAGGTCGCCTCGACGATCTCCCACGACCTCCGTAACCCGATCCAGGTCGCCGACGGCTACGCCGAGATCCTCGAGCGGTTGCTCGGGCCGGACGGACTCGACCCCGACGAGGCGGCCACGGCCGCCGACCACGTCGGCGAGATCCGGTCCACTCACACCCGGATGGAGGCGATCATCGCGGACGTCCTCACCATCGCTCGCGAGGGCAAGACCGTCGACGAGACCGAACCGGTCTCCCTGGCCGCCGTCGCCCGGGAGGCCTGGGACAACGTCGACACGGGCGAGGCGAGACTGTCCGTCACGGGCGATCTGACGATCCCGGCCGATCACAGCAAGTTCCTCTCGATCCTCGAGAACTGCTTCCGGAACGCCGTCGATCACGGGCCGCCCGACGTGACCGTGACGGTCGGCCCCACGACCGGCGGTCCGACCCCGGCGGGCGAGAACGGGCCCGAAGGCAGCACCGGCTTTTTCGTCGCTGACGACGGCCCGGGGATTCCAGCGGAACACCGGGACAACGTCTTCGAGTACGGCTACACCACTAGCCAGGAGGGCACGGGCCTCGGGCTCTCCATCGTGCGGACGATGGCCGAGTCCCACGGCTGGACGGTCGAACTCGACGCCGACTACGAGGGCGGCGCGCGCTTCGTCTTCGCGGAGGTCGGCGGGAAATCCGTCACGGAGGAGCAGCAGACCCGCATCGCGTCCTGA
- a CDS encoding amidohydrolase family protein, whose translation MTSLDDVFVADAVSHAYNLHPSNYAIERYAQPVVDLMTGVEKAMPEGYQRTEESFLTDWDPEVTANMLFRESQVDFTVFHPQSITIFEDGLTSLEKAARFVEAHPDRTEPLASVDIIGMDDPEAELERQVREFGSHGVKVYPSYWSDDGHTGFEMDDPESAFPLWEKCADLGLDVVAVHKAVPFGNVPLDSYEVDDVPEAAESFPDLNFEIVHGGFILAEETGYHVAEHDNVYVNLEITAADAATRPDAFVETMENLLYAGGKEALDRVIWGCGTPQFHPQLLLESFWNIDYPEMESRDGTFTITEDDKRKMVGANLAEAHGFDVDELQERIGDDEYSGDLEAPYSKTPFEVVA comes from the coding sequence ATGACGTCTCTGGACGACGTATTCGTCGCCGACGCGGTCTCACACGCGTACAACCTGCATCCGTCGAACTACGCGATCGAGCGGTACGCCCAGCCGGTGGTCGACCTGATGACCGGCGTGGAGAAGGCGATGCCCGAGGGGTACCAGCGGACCGAGGAGTCGTTCCTGACGGACTGGGACCCCGAGGTGACCGCGAACATGCTCTTCCGGGAGAGCCAGGTCGACTTCACCGTCTTTCACCCCCAGTCCATCACCATCTTCGAGGACGGCCTCACCTCGCTGGAGAAGGCCGCGCGGTTCGTCGAGGCCCACCCGGACCGGACCGAACCGCTCGCCAGCGTCGACATCATCGGGATGGACGACCCCGAAGCGGAACTCGAACGCCAGGTCCGGGAGTTCGGCAGTCACGGCGTGAAGGTCTATCCGTCCTACTGGAGCGACGACGGACACACCGGGTTCGAGATGGACGACCCCGAGTCCGCGTTCCCGCTCTGGGAGAAGTGTGCCGACCTCGGCCTCGACGTCGTCGCGGTCCACAAGGCCGTCCCGTTCGGGAACGTCCCGCTCGACTCCTACGAGGTCGACGACGTGCCCGAGGCCGCCGAGAGTTTCCCGGACCTCAACTTCGAGATCGTCCACGGCGGGTTCATCCTCGCCGAGGAGACGGGCTATCACGTCGCCGAACACGACAACGTCTACGTCAACCTCGAGATCACCGCCGCCGACGCCGCGACCCGCCCCGACGCGTTCGTCGAGACGATGGAGAACCTGCTGTACGCCGGCGGGAAAGAGGCCCTCGACAGGGTCATCTGGGGGTGTGGCACCCCGCAGTTCCACCCGCAACTGCTGCTCGAGTCGTTCTGGAACATCGACTACCCCGAGATGGAGTCCCGGGACGGCACGTTCACGATCACCGAGGACGACAAACGCAAGATGGTCGGCGCGAACCTCGCCGAGGCCCACGGGTTCGACGTGGACGAACTCCAGGAGCGCATCGGCGACGACGAGTACAGCGGCGACCTCGAAGCCCCCTACTCCAAGACCCCCTTCGAGGTGGTGGCGTGA
- a CDS encoding type II secretion system F family protein, whose product MTDRSSDPSTAVQPDSGEAAAARFPPVERSGPSDSERIREEYGRVRAYFKRRGAQYRDLQRALNQSRAGVGYDVYLKRTAFYAIATAFAGALVGVFVTLLLSNLGVIAELRNPLSVDGGVARFVGQNRSMFFGAGATLVLAALSGGAVWYARTTYPRYLADNRRRNIDVTLPHAITFLYALSHGGMSLLETMRVLAESEDSYGEVANEFDMIVRDVDLFGNDLYTAIRNARDLTPSDNLEGFFDDLLAVLDAGGDVTEFFSDETDTYLEDAREQQDQFVSTLELLSEVFVVGFVAAPLFLVVILLVISMLGGATLGQLTLLIYAILPLGMIAFLVLIDTLSTPYRVPRTEFEAEAGIVGDRFSTLGTAVVRDAFADLLDWLGVVSRSAPDEGALSPPERDRIRTDRYLRARRREEFRKRLLDPLASVRRDPLSSLLVTLPLALVTVGGFLATGLVEPTRDAFLAEPVTATTLVVVVPFLLVAIPLSVFHELKTQRETDFARRFPDTLNVLSSANRMGIEFTDALAMVGQWSRGPLATELRMVRNDIRWHFDTRSALLGLANRINAPSLSRTLKLVAEGTRSSSDVARVLSVAADDARDRFKIERRRRQDLSAYTVVVIIGFLVYMLVIVLLDTSYLRPIADAPPVPAPEGVTGTPVSLENLPVEAYRALFFHSALIQAVGIGLIAGKLSRDSVLSGLKYGIALITLTLITFALL is encoded by the coding sequence CGCGCGCTCAACCAGTCCCGGGCGGGCGTCGGCTACGACGTCTACCTGAAGCGAACGGCATTCTACGCGATCGCGACCGCCTTCGCCGGCGCACTCGTCGGCGTCTTCGTGACGCTCCTGCTTTCGAACCTGGGCGTGATCGCCGAACTCCGGAACCCGCTCTCCGTCGACGGCGGCGTCGCTCGGTTCGTCGGGCAGAACCGCTCTATGTTCTTCGGGGCCGGCGCGACGCTCGTGCTCGCGGCGCTGTCGGGTGGCGCGGTCTGGTACGCACGGACGACCTATCCGCGGTATCTCGCCGACAATCGGCGACGGAACATCGACGTGACCCTGCCACACGCGATCACGTTCCTCTACGCGCTCTCTCACGGCGGGATGAGCCTGCTCGAGACGATGCGCGTGCTCGCCGAGTCCGAGGACAGCTACGGCGAGGTGGCAAACGAGTTCGACATGATCGTCCGCGACGTGGATCTGTTCGGGAACGACCTCTACACCGCGATCCGAAACGCCCGGGACCTGACGCCGAGCGACAACCTCGAGGGGTTCTTCGACGACCTGCTGGCGGTGCTCGACGCCGGTGGTGACGTGACCGAGTTCTTCAGCGACGAGACGGACACGTACCTCGAGGACGCGCGCGAACAGCAGGACCAGTTCGTCTCGACGCTGGAGCTGCTCTCGGAGGTCTTCGTCGTCGGCTTCGTCGCCGCGCCGCTGTTTCTGGTCGTCATCCTGCTCGTCATTAGCATGCTGGGCGGGGCGACGCTCGGCCAGCTCACGCTGTTGATCTACGCCATCCTCCCGCTCGGGATGATCGCGTTCCTGGTGTTGATCGACACGCTCTCGACGCCGTACCGGGTTCCCCGCACCGAATTCGAGGCCGAAGCGGGAATCGTCGGCGACCGCTTCTCGACGCTCGGGACGGCGGTCGTCCGCGACGCGTTCGCGGACCTGCTCGACTGGCTCGGCGTGGTGAGTCGGTCCGCGCCCGACGAGGGGGCGCTGTCGCCACCGGAGCGCGATCGGATTCGGACCGATCGGTACCTGCGGGCGCGGCGGCGAGAGGAGTTCCGCAAGCGGCTGCTGGACCCGCTGGCGTCCGTCCGGCGGGACCCGCTTTCGTCCCTGCTGGTGACGCTCCCGCTGGCGCTCGTGACCGTCGGTGGCTTCCTCGCGACCGGCCTCGTCGAACCGACCCGGGACGCCTTCCTCGCCGAACCGGTCACGGCGACGACGCTCGTGGTCGTGGTCCCATTCTTGCTCGTGGCGATACCGCTGTCGGTGTTCCACGAACTGAAGACGCAGCGCGAGACCGACTTCGCGCGACGGTTTCCGGACACGCTGAACGTCCTCTCCAGCGCGAACCGGATGGGGATCGAGTTCACCGACGCGCTCGCGATGGTCGGGCAGTGGTCCCGGGGCCCGCTGGCGACCGAACTCCGGATGGTCCGCAACGACATCCGGTGGCACTTCGACACCCGGTCTGCGTTGCTCGGACTGGCAAACCGGATCAACGCCCCATCGCTCTCGCGGACGCTGAAGCTCGTCGCCGAAGGGACGCGCTCGTCCAGCGACGTGGCTCGCGTCCTCTCGGTCGCCGCCGACGACGCGCGCGACCGGTTCAAGATCGAGCGCCGCCGGCGACAGGACCTCTCTGCGTACACGGTCGTCGTCATCATCGGCTTCCTGGTGTACATGCTCGTGATCGTCCTGCTCGACACGAGCTACCTGCGACCCATCGCCGACGCACCACCGGTGCCTGCTCCGGAGGGAGTCACGGGCACCCCTGTGAGCCTGGAGAACCTGCCCGTCGAGGCCTATCGGGCGCTGTTCTTCCACTCGGCGCTCATCCAGGCCGTCGGCATCGGCCTGATCGCCGGGAAGCTCTCCCGCGACAGCGTTCTGAGCGGTCTCAAGTACGGCATCGCACTGATCACACTCACCCTCATCACCTTCGCACTGCTATGA